cgccgctgccgccgcccgccggcGGCGaggggggaggaaagggaggaggaggagtatGAGGGCGACTCCGGTGCTCAGGACTGTGCAATCGGGCCCGGAGCCATCGAGCGCCCGCGGCGGCCGGGAGGAGGGCGGGAGCGGCCCGAGGAGCGCGCGGCCCGGGGCGAGGTGTGGCGGTGCCGGAGGGGACAGAGTCACCGGCCCGGGGCGAGGTGTGGCGGTGCCGGAGGGGACAGAGTCACCGGCCCGGGGCGAGGTGTGGCGGTGCCGGAGGGGACAGAGTCACCGGCCCGGGGCGAGGTGTGGCGGTGCCGGAGGGGACAGAGTCACCGGCCCAAGGCGAGGTGTGGCGGTGCCGGAGGGGACAGAGTCACCGGCTCGGGGCGCTCCGAGGCTCCGCAGCCTCCGCGGCGATGAGCGGCTCTGCGCTAGGGGAGCGCAGCCGGGGGCTCGCGGTCCGTGCTGGCCCAcaaaaaagagcaacaaaagAGCTCTCTTGGTGATGCTTTGTGAAGGTAGCTCAGCTGCCACTGCCGGGGTTTGTACCTGGCTGTGATCAGTGTCTGCCATGGCTTCTGATTTCCACCCCGCCCCTCAGGCATCCACGTCCGTGCTTCCCTGGGAGGGCCCCCGGGCGCTGCACAGGACAGTTACAGGAACGCGCCCTTTATATTAAGCGTTCGTCGAACCCAACGTTTGCAAAAGTTGTTACTCCTGGGTTTCATCAGTGTAAGCTGTGATCCCAAATCGATATGGAATCCCATGTCAAGAAGTAATTCTGTGTCTTTCAGACAAGGTCAGCTAAAACTCCTCCGGGAATTAGTAGGAGAGAATGCAGTCTCTCGTACTGCATAGGTGGTCTAGCTGGAGGACGGTGCTTTGTCACTGGGAATTACTTCCACCCTTACAAATTTTCATTAGCGAACTCACTGGTCATGAGAAAATATGCATTGGAGGgattttctttaatgtattCTGTGATCAATTTAAGTTCTGTCTTAACAAGAGGAAAGTATGTCTCTCAataattttttagttttaaaataaacaaacgATAATCTTATTGTCATTTCCAGCTGATGCCCAGCCGTGTTTGGAATCCAGGACCCAGAATTCTCTCTGCAAGCCTGTATTTTCTGGGACTATCTTCTTTTAACTTGTGCaaacagaatctcagaatcTGTTCGAGTCCAAAATCTAagattgagtccaacctttgattGATCACCACAATGTCAACTAAACCATAGCACTAAGTACCATGTCCAGacatttcttgaacacctccagtgATGGTGACTCAACCTTCTCCCTgagcagtccattccaatgcttaataataaaatgtttaataaccctttccatgaagaaattcttcctggtgtccaacctgaacctcccctggcacagcttgaggctctGTCCTGTTGAGCTGTCACTGGCTGCcggggagaagaggctgaccctcacctggctccaggcagttgtagagagggAACTGTTGTGGTGAGGGAATAATGCCTGGGACACAAAACTATAGCAGCAGAAATTGTGTCCAAACCTTGCATAGGCTTGTAGAGTCGACTTCACATAGGTTCAATATGTAAACGGGATCCTCTGTGAACATCTGTACTCAGTTATGCAGATGATACTgctgagaaatatttcaaagagcaCATGCAGGGCTGCCTGATTACATTGTGCTGTAGATGCCATGACACCAGGCTGCATTACCTTATATGGACACTGGTTTCATTTTTACTAAACTGACTGTGATAAAAAACATGAGCACTGATGCaatgaccttttaaaaaattctggcAATGGATGTGGTAATGAAGAATATGCCTCACACCTGAAGCAGGAAATTATTTACATATTATGTTTCGCAGGAATCAACTCCACAAACTCCTACTAATGTAAAGGTGTTAACCTGTTTTCAAAAATCACATACATTCCCAGCAAAGAATTATCTACTAAGTTAACTTCATTTTGATCAGGAGCTGAATTGCTGTTACTAATGCAGTGATTTGCAATTCAATTGTGAGAAAGGTCAGCTGAAAAATTTATATTCAAAGACTGTTACATGATGACTTTTCCATGAGGAATTCCAGAAAAACAAGGGCTCTCTGACAGTCCTGAGGTACCAGAAACTCCTGGCAATATTTGTGGAGGATTGATCATGTTTAACtcagaaacaaataaacaacccCAAATCTAGAATAATTTTTGGAAGATTATTGCTGTTGTTATCATTATTACACCTATTATTCACTCTGTTATGGTAGCAGGATCCAAATTAGTATCTCATAATGCTGAGTGTTACATGAACACAGGGCAAGACAAAACATCATTCattaagaaggaaaaacttGCTCAGTTTTCCCCAAGAATGATCTTACCCAGCCCCCCAGGACACATGATATCAGATCTAAGTAATGCTTTGTTAAGGCTAAACTGATGTGAATCAATTGAAATAACAAGGCATATTGATGCAGGATGCTCCCTCGGTCTCTGGGTACATCAGCTTTAGGGTTGctttgtgccagctgtgcttaCATAAGGGTAAGAGTCTGCCTTCATTGGATTTATAGCTAACCTTgatttttactattatttttccCTAAATTGGTCAACAGACTGTTAACCATGCACTGATTCAAATCAGCATCTACTTTAGCAGTTACgcatgctatttttattttacccaTTTTcaatctgaaatttaaaaaaaaaatgttgtgcaaatttacagtaatttattctaaaacagaaaaaacaggaCAATTTGATGTGTTCACCGTGTATTAATTCAAATTTCCCCTTCCCCATTAGTCCTGACTGTGCTTCAATAACAAGTTACTTAAGAAAATAAGCAACTGGCAAATAATTGACATGCTCAAACCTACTGATCAGTCTTCTCATTAGTCTATTTTGGTAAAGTGGGTTGACTGATTTAGAGCATGAGTCAGTTCTGCCATACAAATTCCAGACACAGTAGAATATCTATACAGTCACATATGCCTCTGagctaaatattttcattctttcagctTTATAATCCTCAGTGACtctagaggaagaaaaaagaaggtaTGCCTTTGAATTCAGTGGGACTGTCCACCCATGAGTAAGAATCACAGGACTAGGGGCCTGATTTGAATCAAATGTTACATCACCAAATAATTATAtagcaaacaaaatcaaattacattatattttaaaatcattaagAAGGGATATCTTTAGATGAATTATAAGATTAATCATTTAGTTTTACTTCCTGGAGGCATGCAGAACCCAATAAATTTTGACCTATCCTAGCTTTTGCAATGCTTTAGGTACacatattgcttttttttacacattgaatatgaaaaataatgtatatttttatgccACAATACTGGTAGGCTTCTTTTTATTCCCAACACAGTTCCTTTTTGTACCATCACAAAATGCAAGGCCTGAATTCCTGCCAAGCAATTACACAGTCCTGCAGTTATTTTAAATcctaaaatgcaaataaaagtaTTATGCAGGCCTAGATAATGTTAGATACAGCTACCAAAATGGAAGAGGGAAATAAGAAAGTTAGATCTAGGGATGGATTGCCAGCTAAATACTAAGGCATCCCAAAAACCTTTTACATTCGACGTTAATCCAAAACTTTCATTGCCAGTCTCTTTTCTAATAGAACACATCTACATAGCATTAAGTTCCTTTCTTGCACATTTTTAACACACACTGATGTAATAGGGCATTTATTATGGCACTTACACCAGCAAACACAATTAAGGTGAATGGAAAGCAATGTTAAATTCAGAGTAATGAGATCCATATGAACTAGAACAGTAAGACAGGAAtgccatttattttctctcccatgCTGCCTGGATCACTCCTATTTTAGAAATACTATGAGGTGTTATTTGTACTGATACCACACTGTGCATTGAGGTACTCAAAGTGCTCTGTGAA
This region of Motacilla alba alba isolate MOTALB_02 chromosome 5, Motacilla_alba_V1.0_pri, whole genome shotgun sequence genomic DNA includes:
- the LOC119701173 gene encoding translation initiation factor IF-2-like — translated: MRATPVLRTVQSGPEPSSARGGREEGGSGPRSARPGARCGGAGGDRVTGPGRGVAVPEGTESPARGEVWRCRRGQSHRPGARCGGAGGDRVTGPRRGVAVPEGTESPARGAPRLRSLRGDERLCARGAQPGARGPCWPTKKSNKRALLVMLCEADAQPCLESRTQNSLCKPVFSGTIFF